A window of the Gossypium hirsutum isolate 1008001.06 chromosome A05, Gossypium_hirsutum_v2.1, whole genome shotgun sequence genome harbors these coding sequences:
- the LOC107960852 gene encoding uncharacterized protein — translation MHLDSSNGIQLMIWLFRIHSMKKNHLGAGKGKKERGERAERFPVGGGGTGPSPDLTASHDLQISAGRAVSVLIVNQTIFTISEEGNLYQMKLSDWVELKPAFNQSINKEAEQSSVIQMKSGTVSYDGLRVYFCTKTGLLLELSEVEPPRWENHGRPPGADVAAIADMARIRTDVVYTISPTGDLYEYDKSSRPSWKKHLQSEETDKDGSLVPLQGCMIYGLSGDHSVSLFLLSKGGKLVERRLHQRKWKWITHGSPEDHHLTSITPFLEDELKERFFSLFLTTSTGSVFEYQIPKHLGTAQEDQISEAWQNHMHPPNAKAARGIPGLKFQLGRILFALDDGRLAELHLPGLGGQNSGPTNQFNRKKLSSKYIWSILDAPESEGWNGEYCTEERGPMNCIAGIKDEPNDSGNIRSLTRRRKGTKAQQDYLSLGTSRSRLVKASEEYRFPDNWINTSFRLRLVQAGVSFFIITEAGLIFEYLYTESVWLWLRHDHSTPMRGALGNYNGSVFFVDVYGTLLIRERSNNELAWINCTAMRKGRQVIGGPPWDGMSGKLKVTAEDALFFVSKSGRLLQFSVALRKFKWKDCRSPPETKLACIIDQEVFRENIVFVVGRNGRLYQYNKVTELWHEHHQSQHLVLSRLPGTAMRPSFFSLTGSLFMLSEDGGLVEYHWNAWNGWNWVEHGTPSKDVTLVAPPSPCIKGNQLFLIGSDGNIYLRYMDQLIWRWKNCGFPQNGDGDTRDQTEMGANDRMQEVCMDNDPTANLDINLKNPNDQNRKCDPKVAPTRPIPFSEDSVIFELRDGRLAEIQKVQDSKWVWQRIIGTPTSSCKGSYLTALAS, via the exons ATGCATTTGGATTCCTCTAATGGAATCCAGTTGATGATCTGGCTATTTAGAATTCATTCAATG aaaaaaaatcatttgggagCTGGGAAAGGAAAAAAGGAGAGAGGGGAGAGGGCTGAGCGATTTCCGGTAGGGGGAGGGGGCACCGGTCCGTCACCGGACCTTACAGCATCACATGACTTGCAGATATCAGCAGGTCGTGCGGTTTCTGTTTTGATAGTCAACCAGACAATTTTTACTATTTCTGAGGAAGGAAATCTTTATCAG ATGAAACTCAGTGATTGGGTGGAGTTGAAACCTGCATTCAATCAAAGTATAAACAAAGAAGCAGAACAGAGTTCAGTGATTCAGATGAAGTCCGGCACTGTTTCATATGATGGACT GAGAGTTTATTTCTGTACAAAGACTGGCTTGTTGTTAGAGCTTAGTGAGGTTGAGCCTCCAAG GTGGGAGAATCATGGCCGACCACCAGGAGCAGATGTTGCAGCAATAGCTGATATGGCTAGAATTAGAACAGATGTAGTATATACAATAAG TCCTACAGGTGATCTCTATGAATATGATAAGAGCTCAAGGCCATCATGGAAGAAGCATCTACAGAGTGAAGAAACAGATAAGGATGGTTCTCTAGTACCATTACAGGGGTGCATGATATATGGCTTGAGTGGAGACCACTCTGTATCCTTGTTTCTCCTAAGCAAG GGAGGTAAACTGGTAGAGAGACGGCTACATCaaaggaaatggaaatggataaccCATGGAAGTCCAGAAGATCATCACCTGACATCTATTACTCCCTTCCTGGAAGATGAGCTGAAAGAAAGGTTCTTCTCATTGTTTCTCACAACATCCACTGGATCAGTTTTTGAGTATCAAATACCAAAACATTTGG GCACAGCTCAAGAGGACCAAATTTCAGAAGCATGGCAGAATCATATGCATCCACCGAACGCAAAAGCTGCAAGAGGTATTCCAGGACTAAAGTTTCAACTTGGCAGGATACTGTTTGCATTGGATGATGGGAGACTTGCAGAGTTACATCTACCTGGCCTAGGTGGTCAAAATTCAGGGCCAACAAATCAATTTAACCGAAAAAAATTATCATCAAAGTACATCTGGTCAATTTTAGATGCCCCTGAATCAGAAGGATGGAATGGAGAGTATTGTACAGAAGAACGTGGACCAATGAACTGCATAGCAGGTATAAAAGATGAACCAAATGATTCAGGAAACATAAGATCGCTGACAAGAAGGAGAAAGGGTACTAAAGCACAACAGGATTATTTATCTCTAGGTACATCCAGGAGTAGATTAGTGAAAGCATCAGAAGAGTATAGGTTCCCAGATAACTGGATCAACACTAGCTTCCGACTGAGACTGGTGCAAGCAGGCgtatcattttttattataacAGAAGCTGGTTTGATCTTTGAATACCTTTACACAGAAAGTGTATGGCTGTGGTTAAGACATGATCATTCAACACCTATGAGAGGTGCCCTAGGAAACTACAATGGAAGTGTATTTTTTGTTGACGTGTATGGAACCTTGCTTATCAGAGAAAGGAGCAACAATGAGCTAGCATGGATTAATTGCACAGCAATGAGAAAAGGAAGGCAAGTTATTGGAGGTCCTCCTTGGGATGGTATGTCAGGTAAACTGAAAGTCACAGCAGAAGATGCACTCTTCTTTGTCAGCAAAAGTGGGCGACTACTGCAGTTCAGT GTTGCCCTAAGGAAGTTCAAATGGAAAGATTGTCGCAGCCCTCCAGAAACAAAACTTGCATGCATAATAGACCAAGAAGTTTTTAGGGAAAATATAGTGTTTGTTGTTGGAAGAAATGGCCGCCTCTACCAGTATAACAAAGTGACTGAGCTGTGGCATGAGCATCACCAATCTCAACATTTGGTTCTATCCAGGCTGCCAGGAACTGCTATGAGGCCTTCATTCTTTTCACTAACAGGTTCACTTTTCATGCTTTCAGAAGATGGTGGACTAGTTGAATATCACTGGAATGCATGGAATGGTTGGAACTGGGTGGAACACGGAACTCCCAGCAAAGATGTCACCTTGGTTGCTCCCCCTAGCCCATGTATCAAGGGCAATCAATTGTTTTTAATAGGTTCAGATGGAAACATATACCTAAGGTACATGGACCAATTGATCTGGAGATGGAAAAACTGTGGTTTCCCACAGAATGGAGACGGAGATACAAGAGATCAAACAGAAATGGGAGCAAATGATAGAATGCAAGAAGTTTGCATGGATAACGATCCCACAGCTAATTTAGATATCAATTTGAAGAACCCAAATGATCAGAACAGAAAATGTGACCCAAAG GTTGCTCCTACAAGACCAATTCCATTTTCTGAAGATTCAGTAATATTCGAGCTAAGAGATGGCAGA TTGGCAGAAATTCAGAAAGTTCAGGACTCGAAATGGGTTTGGCAGCGGATAATTGGCACTCCAACAAGCTCATGCAAGGGAAGTTATTTGACAGCTTTGgcgtcataa
- the LOC107959299 gene encoding glucan endo-1,3-beta-glucosidase: protein MDFLSVNRTLMIATYLFLAFFIANHTITGATKPIGVCNGRIADNLPSEQDVVSFYTMNGIGKMRIYDPNQATLQALRGTNIELILGVPNGDLQSLTTPSTANNWVQNNIVAFSPAVNFRYIAVGNEVEPSDPASQYVLPAMQNIYNALVSTNLGGEIKVSTSVSASLLAQSYPPSAGSFGATSSTYMTPIVSFLATTGAPLLVNVYPYFAYIGDPQNIRLDFALFTAQGTVFQDGALAYQNLFDAIVDAFYSALEAAGGANVEIVVSETGWPSTGEAAATVDNASTYYKNLINHVNDGTPKKPGKAMETYLFSIFDEDQKGPAETERHFGLFSPDKQPKYNNISFS from the exons ATGGATTTCCTAAGTGTTAACAGAACTTTGATGATTGCAACATATTTATTCCTGGCATTTTTTATAGCCAACCATACGATAACAG GGGCTACAAAACCAATTGGTGTATGTAATGGAAGAATTGCCGATAATTTGCCCTCCGAGCAAGACGTTGTCAGTTTCTATACAATGAACGGCATTGGAAAAATGAGAATCTACGATCCAAACCAAGCAACTCTCCAGGCTCTCAGAGGAACAAACATAGAACTAATCCTTGGTGTTCCCAACGGAGACCTTCAATCCCTTACCACTCCCTCAACTGCAAACAATTGGGTCCAAAACAACATAGTAGCCTTCTCACCAGCAGTCAATTTCCGATACATTGCAGTTGGGAACGAAGTAGAACCAAGCGATCCAGCAAGTCAATATGTTCTCCCTGCGATGCAAAACATTTACAATGCTTTGGTATCTACAAATTTAGGTGGTGAAATCAAGGTTTCCACATCAGTGTCGGCAAGTTTGTTGGCCCAATCATACCCTCCCTCAGCAGGTTCATTTGGTGCAACATCATCTACTTACATGACACCAATTGTCTCATTCTTAGCAACCACAGGAGCACCTCTTCTCGTCAACGTGTACCCTTACTTTGCCTACATTGGTGATCCCCAAAACATACGTCTCGACTTTGCCTTGTTTACAGCTCAGGGAACTGTATTTCAAGATGGCGCACTGGCTTACCAAAACCTGTTCGATGCAATAGTGGATGCCTTTTATTCAGCGTTGGAAGCTGCTGGGGGTGCCAATGTGGAGATTGTCGTATCGGAGACTGGTTGGCCATCTACCGGAGAAGCAGCGGCAACTGTTGATAATGCAAGCACTTACTACAAGAATTTGATCAATCATGTCAACGATGGAACTCCCAAGAAGCCTGGAAAAGCTATGGAAACCTATCTTTTCTCAATTTTTGACGAAGACCAGAAGGGTCCAGCTGAAACTGAGCGCCATTTCGGCCTCTTCTCCCCTGATAAGCAGCCCAAGTATAATAATATTAGTTTCAGTTGA